From the genome of Argentina anserina chromosome 4, drPotAnse1.1, whole genome shotgun sequence, one region includes:
- the LOC126790885 gene encoding type 2 DNA topoisomerase 6 subunit B-like, with translation MNTASSVSELSLQLISSAFQRCRASDDLCSLSVVLRRSPASSLVRISVSDTGVGSCTEEFEALNISREAHAGGIWDGLLSVTATGISDNEIFNYQFDLKEAESARRLTRLPSSQKNGQRFSGTEVCLSIFETVDILLREVTRFFQKILILKIPNVAVQLVADHGDVSGSQYENVFLANEWNPLPFSASNLERIKSGLEDYVFRHGNTLGKKCESCFSNWDHLKVGTGVACHKESHRYSESTMEAVIVISETSELASTCVRAFDSVTEVLCFKGFSPCPVSQSAVKALSSIDWKSYGLIFAGVVEQGGYAIVKWENLPPNVQIDISLHHYHNQVIIPSSRLKMQPDQKLVKKAVKLALDDLKDKNSGVLLSAHALKVRNCAPDLAKTISSLILCSNDSNFREECFSFLGLQTQGVGSELVEDCIKEKIISVIEMNDREQPQRSKEVQTYLFEDDHFQDSGFQDAEYEGEDAYMSMEI, from the exons ATGAACACTGCTTCTTCCGTCTCCGAGCTCTCTCTACAG TTGATCTCCTCTGCATTTCAACGATGCCGCGCCTCCGACGACCTCTGCAGCCTCTCCGTCGTCCTCCGGCGGTCTCCGGCTTCCAGTCTCGTCCGAATTTCAG TCTCGGATACCGGCGTTGGAAGCTGCACGGAGGAGTTTGAAGCTCTGAATATTTCCAGGGAGGCTCACGCCGGCGGGATTTGGG ATGGATTGCTTTCCGTCACAGCCACCG GTATTAGTGATAATGAGATATTTAACTATCAGTTTGATCTGAAAGAAGCTGAGTCAGCTAGAAGGTTGACCAGGCTGCCCTCGAGTCAAAAGAATGGGCAGAGATTCAG TGGGACTGAAGTTTGTCTGTCGATTTTCGAAACCGTTGATATTTTGCTGCGGGAGGTTACTCGCTTCTTTCAAAAG ATCCTCATTCTAAAGATCCCT AATGTTGCAGTTCAGCTGGTGGCTGATCATGGGGATGTTTCTGGATCACAATATGAAAATGTGTTTCTGGCAAATGAATGGAACCCTTTGCCATTCTCGGCCTCAAATCTTGAACGAATAAAGTCAGGCCTTGAAGACTATGTTTTTAGGCATGGAAATACATTAGGAAAGAAATGTGAGTCATGCTTCTCAAATTG GGATCATCTCAAGGTTGGGACTGGAGTAGCATGCCACAAAGAAAGCCATAGATATTCTGAATCAACTATGGAAGCTGTGATTGTAATAAGTGAAACATCAGAGCTGGCAAGTACCTGCGTGAGGGCATTTGACTCTGTAACAGAG gTTTTGTGTTTCAAAGGTTTCTCACCTTGTCCAGTCTCCCAATCAGCTGTTAAGGCACTATCAAGTATTGATTGGAAAAGTTATGGATTAATTTTTGCGGGAGTTGTGGAGCAGGGTGGCTATGCAATAGTGAAATGGGAGAACTTGCCGCCAAATGTTCAAATTGACATTTCCCTCCACCATTACCATAACCA GGTTATAATACCATCCTCCAGGCTAAAGATGCAACCTGATCAAAAACTTGTAAAAAAGGCAGTTAAACTTGCATTGGATGATTTGAAGGACAAAAACTCTGGAGTTCTTCTAAGCGCCCATGCCCTCAAG GTCCGTAATTGTGCCCCTGATCTTGCTAAAACAATTTCTAGCCTGATCTTGTGCTCCAATGATTCAAACTTCCGAGAAGAatgcttttcttttcttggctTACAAACTCAAGGAGTAGGAAGTGAACTTGTTGAAGACTGCATAAAGGAAAAGATCATTTCTGTCATAGAGATGAACGACAGAGAACAACCTCAGAGAAGCAAAGAAGTCCAAACTTATCTTTTCGAGGATGATCACTTCCAGGATTCAGGATTTCAAGATGCAGAATATGAAGGCGAGGATGCTTATATGTCTATGGAAATATAA
- the LOC126792627 gene encoding pantothenate kinase 1: MAQISHLALDIGGSLVKLAYFSQISDDESSESNAQVCNGDKGCTVLEGKLQFAKFETAKIHDCIDFIQSKQLRLTGCRHDGASANEQCVIKATGGGAYKFADLFKEKLGVFLSKEDEMNSLVAGANFLLKSVPDEAFTYMDSQKEFVQIDQDDLYPYLLVNIGSGVSMIKVDGPGKFERVSGTNVGGGTFWGLGRLLTKCKSFDELLELSHQGNNRVIDMLVGDIYGGTDYKKIGLSSTAIASSFGKAISDNKELEDYNPEDISRSLLRMISNNIGQISYLNALRFGLKRIFFAGFFLRGHAYTMDTIAVAVHFWSKGEAKAMFLRHEGFLGALGAFMSYEKHGFDDLMVHQLVQQSPICADSELNDNPSIDCNLYLS, encoded by the exons ATGGCTCAAATTTCCCATCTTGCTTTGGATATTGGAG GCTCTTTGGTTAAGCTGGCGTATTTTTCACAAATCAGTGATGATGAATCTTCCGAGAGTAATGCACAAGTGTGTAATGGAGACAAAGGTTGTACTGTTCTGGAAGGGAAGCTTCAGTTTGCGAAATTCGAGACGGCTAAGATACATGATTGCATAGACTTCATTCAATCTAAGCAACTTCGCCTTACTG GATGCCGGCATGATGGTGCTTCTGCCAATGAGCAGTGTGTTATTAAG GCCACAGGTGGTGGGGCATACAAGTTTGCTGATCTCTTTAAGGAAAAGCTTGGGGTTTTTCTTAGCAAGGAAGACGAAATGAACAGTCTTGTGGCAGGAGCAAATTTTCTGCTTAAG TCAGTTCCCGATGAAGCATTTACATACATGGATAGTCAGAAGGAATTTGTGCAGATTGATCAAGATGATCTATACCCCTATCTCCTAGTTAATATTGGCTCTGGTGTCAGTATGATCAAG GTGGATGGACCTGGTAAATTTGAGCGTGTAAGTGGAACCAATGTTGGTGGTGGCACTTTTTGGGGTTTAGGAAGACTTTTAACAAAGTGCAAGAG TTTTGATGAGTTGCTGGAGTTAAGTCATCAGGGAAACAATAGAGTGATAGACATGCTTGTTGGGGACATATATGGGGGTACAGACTATAAAAAG ATTGGCCTTTCATCAACTGCCATCGCTTCTAGCTTTGGCAAGGCAATATCTGATAATAAGGAGTTGGAAGATTACAATCCTGAAGATATTTCTCGGTCCCTTTTAAGAATGATTTCCAATAATATTGGACAG ATCTCATACTTGAATGCACTAAGGTTTGGGCTGAAGCGCATATTTTTTGCCGGATTTTTCCTTCGGGGTCATGCGTACACGATGGACACTATTGCTGTTGCCGTTCATTTCTG GTCTAAAGGTGAAGCCAAAGCAATGTTTTTGAGGCACGAAGGGTTTCTTGGAGCATTGGGTGCATTCATGAGCTATGAAAAGCATGGCTTTGATGACTTGATGGTCCATCAGTTAGTGCAACAATCCCCAATCTGTGCAGACTCGGAATTGAACGACAATCCAAGCATAGATTGCAATTTATACTTGTCTTAG
- the LOC126792629 gene encoding uncharacterized protein LOC126792629: protein MGETEVPRTSIDISKNEKTRRLKGLDVVLSKAFVQVPHKLQNFVKSQLRRLPKADGVKTVSSVPRRGSSLEVDLEKQLQAWRENPSWDDQTPHIKVSVPKGSLCNLSVNVNVGLPPDAVYNIVTDPDNKRVFKNIKEVISRRVLVDEGLRQVVELEQAAIWKFLWWSGTIAVHVLVDQNREDHSMKFKQIKTGFMERFEGCWRVEPLFVDEKNCSPFKPTTWADYNSHTGGKGRIGSKVSLDQLIQPSIVPPPPISWYLRGITAKTTEMLINDLLAEAARIRGELNYEKSGTEVEMCKEELDEVDKISNIKERWAMHRRKAKQCHRRLPAAK from the exons ATGGGTGAGACTGAGGTGCCCAGGACAAGCATAGACATAAGTAAGAACGAGAAAACTCGGCGCCTCAAGGGATTGGATGTAGTACTCTCTAAAGCTTTTGTCCAGGTTCCTCACAAGCTACAAAATTTTGTTAAG TCACAGCTTAGAAGACTACCAAAAGCTGATGGAGTTAAAACAGTGAGCTCGGTCCCTAGAAGGGGTTCATCTTTGGAGGTTGACCTGGAAAAGCAGTTGCAAGCATGGAGAGAAAATCCTTCATGGGATGATCAAACACCACATATAAAG GTCAGTGTGCCAAAAGGTTCTCTCTGCAACCTCAGTGTAAACGTTAATGTTGGGCTGCCCCCAGATGCAGTATATAACATAGTAACTGACCCCGACAATAAGAGGGTTTTCAAGAATATCAAG GAGGTCATATCCAGAAGAGTTTTGGTTGACGAAGGTCTTAGGCAGGTGGTTGAACTAGAGCAAGCAGCTATATGGAAATTTCTTTGGTGGTCAGGGACCATTGCAGTTCATGTTTTAGTAGATCAAAACAGAGAAGACCACTCG ATGAAATTCAAGCAAATCAAAACTGGGTTTATGGAGAGATTTGAAGGCTGCTGGAGAGTGGAGCCTCTATTTGTTGACGAGAAAAACTGCTCTCCCTTTAAACCCACAACATGGGCAGACTATAATTCACACACTGGAGGCAAAGGAAGGATTGGATCAAAGGTGAGCTTGGACCAACTGATCCAACCGTCTATTGTTCCTCCCCCACCCATTTCTTGGTATCTAAGAGGTATCACCGCCAAGACCACAGAGATGTTGATAAATGATCTTCTTGCTGAAGCCGCGAGAATACGGGGAGAATTGAACTATGAGAAGTCTGGTACAGAGGTAGAAATGTGTAAGGAAGAACTTGATGAAGTTgataaaatatcaaatatcaaAGAAAGATGGGCTATGCATAGGAGAAAAGCAAAGCAATGTCATCGGAGGCTACCCGCTGCCAAATGA
- the LOC126792497 gene encoding uncharacterized protein LOC126792497, whose translation MADGDEPMTASPPLDFQSLLSSPARDFLVRNNGDQVKVETLEGKKLGLYFSASWCGPCQRFTPDLVETYNALAPKGDFEVIFISADEDEETFNGYFSKMPWLAIPFSDSDARDSLDEQFQVRGIPHLVFLGEEGRVKNVIGVEVVREYGADGYPFTPERVKELQEQEAEAKRQQSLKTVLVSRQRDYVIASDGKKVPVSELEGKMVGLYFSLSTYSPCMEFTPKLVEVYEKLKAKGESFEIVFISLDDEEEAFEQDLKNMPWFALPQQDTKTCEKLARYFELSTLPTLVILGADGKTIHDNVVEAIEEHGLLAYPFTPEKFAELAEIEKAREKSQTLESVLVSGDQNFVIGKGGIEIPVSDLVGKNILLYFSAHWCPPCRAFLPRLMEAYHKIKAKDDAFEVIFISSDRDQASFDDFFSGMPWLALPFGDSRKASLSRRFKVQGIPMLVALGPTGQTVTKEARDHIMLHGADAYPFTEERLKEIETEFEEMAKGWPEKLKTALHGEHELVLARRNNFICDGCSKNGGGWSFYCEECDFDLHPKCALEEEKETKTDANPEEGPREGLVCEGDVCIRHSGFTFKLNLWMQPNSNSDVTCNSPPNPTKSRKLQRRERQREKQSMVHGDVDGVTHDLLSLLGSGDRDFLVRNNCDQVKINTLSGKILGLYFSGSWCGPCRRFTPNLVEVYQDLASKGDFEVVFISSDRDEESFRGYFSEMPWLAVPFSDLETRKGLKDLFKVRGIPHLVVIDANGKVSTNQGTSVVLEYGVEGYPFTAEKISFLKEQEAAAKKNQSLSSLLVSSSRDYLISSDGNKVSVSELEGKMVGLYFTLNIRKACKDFTQTLVKFHRSLKEKGENFEIVLISLDFEEEHYKEGVAVPWLALPFKDKNCEKLARYFELKTVPTLVIIGEDGKTLHPNATELIEEHGVEAYPFSVEKIAELAEIEKAKLEAQTLESLLVTEDTDFVIETSGAKVPVSELVGKHILLFFSAHWCPPCRSFLPKLITTYHEIKAKDNAFEIIFISRDRDQSSFDDFFSSMPWLALPFDDPRKAFLQRKFKIQGIPAVVAINPAGKTITTTARKLIAAHGSDAFPFTAEHLKHLEEKIEEEAKGWPEKVKSELHVEHELALTRRDYACDGCNESGSGWSFYCKECDFDLHPKCALKNNKATKDDAETKAKDGYICDGDVCRKA comes from the exons ATGGCGGACGGTGATGAGCCCATGACGGCCAGCCCGCCTCTCGACTTCCAGTCGCTTCTTTCTTCTCCGGCGAGGGACTTTCTCGTTCGCAACAATGGTGATCAG GTTAAGGTTGAAACCTTGGAGGGGAAGAAGCTTGGGCTGTATTTTTCGGCGTCATGGTGCGGTCCGTGTCAACGTTTCACCCCGGATTTGGTGGAGACCTACAATGCGCTTGCTCCGAAAGGCGATTTCGAGGTGATCTTCATTTCGGCTGATGAGGACGAGGAGACATTCAATGGGTACTTCTCCAAGATGCCGTGGCTTGCTATTCCGTTTTCGGATTCTGATGCACGCGATAGTCTGGATGAGCAGTTCCAGGTGAGAGGGATACCGCATCTTGTGTTTCTTGGTGAAGAAGGGAGAGTTAAGAATGTCATTGGGGTGGAGGTTGTTCGGGAGTATGGAGCTGATGGATATCCCTTTACCCCAGAAAGGGTAAAAGAATTACAAGAACAAGAAGCAGAAGCTAAAAGGCAACAGTCTCTGAAAACAGTCCTGGTCTCCCGCCAACGCGACTATGTAATTGCTTCTGATGGGAAGAAG GTGCCTGTATCTGAACTTGAAGGGAAAATGGTGGGTCTCTACTTTTCATTGTCTACATACAGCCCGTGCATGGAATTCACTCCAAAACTTGTGGAGGTTTATGAGAAGCTAAAAGCAAAGGGAGAGAGCTTTGAGATTGTGTTTATATCacttgatgatgaagaagaagcatTTGAGCAAGACCTTAAGAACATGCCTTGGTTTGCATTGCCCCAGCAGGACACCAAAACTTGTGAGAAGTTGGCTCGGTATTTTGAGCTCTCAACCTTACCCACTTTGGTTATTCTTGGGGCAGATGGTAAAACCATCCATGACAACGTTGTTGAAGCTATTGAAGAGCATGGACTTCTGGCTTACCCCTTCACACCTGAGAAGTTTGCAGAGCTTGCTGAGATAGAGAAAGCGAGAGAAAAATCACAAACTCTGGAGTCAGTTTTGGTTTCTGGGGATCAAAACTTTGTCATAGGAAAAGGAGGAATCGAG ATTCCTGTGTCAGATCTTGTGGGGAAGAACATTCTCCTTTATTTCTCAGCACATTGGTGCCCTCCATGCCGTGCCTTTCTACCAAGACTTATGGAAGCATACCACAAGATCAAGGCAAAGGATGATGCATTTGAAGTTATTTTCATCTCTAGTGACAGGGACCAAGCCTCTTTTGATGACTTTTTCTCTGGaatgccttggcttgctcttCCCTTTGGTGACTCTAGAAAGGCATCCTTAAGTCGCCGATTCAAGGTCCAAGGCATCCCCATGCTTGTAGCCCTTGGTCCTACTGGCCAAACAGTCACAAAAGAAGCTAGAGATCACATTATGCTTCATGGAGCTGATGCTTATCCCTTCACCGAGGAGCGACTTAAAGAGATAGAAACAGAATTTGAGGAGATGGCAAAGGGGTGGCCTGAGAAGTTGAAGACTGCACTCCACGGGGAGCATGAGCTTGTGCTCGCTCGACGAAACAATTTCATATGTGATGGGTGCAGCAAGAACGGAGGAGGGTGGTCATTCTATTGCGAGGAGTGTGACTTTGATCTGCATCCAAAATGTGCTCTGGAGGAGGAAAAGGAAACCAAAACTGATGCCAACCCGGAAGAAGGGCCCCGAGAAGGGTTGGTATGCGAGGGGGATGTTTGTATAAGA CATTCTGGTTTCACCTTCAAATTGAACTTGTGGATGCAGCCTAACTCAAACTCAGACGTGA CGTGCAACTCTCCACCAAATCCAACAAAAAGTCGGAAACTTCAACgcagagagagacagagagagaaacAAAGCATGGTTCACGGCGACGTTGACGGCGTCACTCACGACCTCCTTTCGCTACTCGGCTCCGGCGATCGGGATTTCCTCGTCCGTAACAACTGCGACCAG GTGAAGATCAACACTTTGAGTGGTAAAATCTTGGGTTTGTACTTTTCTGGCTCATGGTGTGGTCCATGTCGTCGTTTTACCCCAAACTTGGTGGAGGTCTACCAGGACCTTGCTTCCAAAGGGGACTTTGAAGTTGTGTTCATCTCTTCTGATAGAGATGAGGAGTCATTTCGTGGTTACTTCTCTGAAATGCCGTGGCTTGCGGTTCCATTTTCGGATTTGGAGACCCGAAAAGGCCTTAAGGACTTGTTTAAAGTGAGGGGGATTCCTCATCTTGTAGTTATTGATGCCAATGGGAAGGTTTCTACTAATCAAGGGACTTCAGTTGTGCTGGAGTATGGTGTGGAAGGGTATCCTTTCACCGCGGAGAAGATTAGTTTCTTGAAAGAGCAAGAGGCTGCAGCTAAGAAGAATCAGTCCTTGAGTTCTCTCTTGGTTTCTAGCTCTCGAGATTACTTGATTTCGAGTGATGGGAATAAG GTGTCTGTGTCTGAGCTTGAAGGGAAGATGGTTGGTCTGTATTTCACACTGAATATTCGCAAGGCGTGCAAAGACTTTACGCAGACACTTGTGAAGTTCCATAGGAGTCTCAAGGAGAAAGGAGAGAACTTTGAGATAGTGTTGATATCTCTAGACTTTGAAGAAGAACACTACAAAGAAGGGGTTGCAGTTCCATGGTTGGCACTGCCTTTTAAGGACAAGAACTGCGAAAAACTTGCACGTTACTTTGAGCTCAAGACAGTACCTACGCTAGTAATAATTGGCGAAGATGGAAAGACTTTACATCCCAATGCGACTGAACTCATTGAAGAGCATGGGGTTGAAGCTTACCCTTTTTCAGTGGAGAAGATTGCTGAGCTTGCTGAGATTGAGAAGGCCAAACTCGAAGCACAGACTCTGGAGTCACTGTTGGTGACTGAAGATACAGACTTTGTGATAGAGACGAGCGGTGCCAAG GTACCGGTGTCTGAGCTTGTTGGCAAGCACATTCTGCTCTTCTTCTCAGCTCATTGGTGTCCCCCATGCCGTTCATTCCTGCCTAAGCTTATAACAACATATCATGAAATTAAGGCAAAGGACAATGCAtttgaaatcatcttcatcTCAAGGGATCGTGATCAATCCTCCTTTGATGACTTCTTTTCGAGCATGCCTTGGTTAGCCCTCCCATTTGATGATCCAAGGAAGGCATTCCTGCAGCGCAAATTCAAAATCCAGGGCATTCCTGCAGTGGTGGCTATTAATCCCGCTGGCAAGACAATCACCACGACAGCCCGGAAGCTTATAGCAGCTCATGGATCTGATGCATTTCCATTCACTGCAGAGCATTTGAAGCATTTGGAAGAAAAGATAGAGGAAGAAGCAAAAGGGTGGCCTGAGAAAGTGAAGAGTGAACTCCATGTGGAACATGAACTGGCACTCACTCGCCGCGATTatgcatgtgatgggtgcaaTGAATCCGGAAGTGGTTGGTCCTTTTACTGTAAGGAATGTGACTTTGATCTTCACCCAAAATGTGCTTTGAAGAACAATAAGGCAACAAAGGATGATGCTGAGACTAAGGCAAAGGATGGATATATTTGTGATGGTGATGTGTGCCGTAAAGCTTGA
- the LOC126791898 gene encoding probable glucan endo-1,3-beta-glucosidase At4g16260, translated as MPKNNDHHYYYILLSHISLFLLNLLPLSSSVPLPVGICYGRVANNLPPPTATVDILKANNITNVRLFNTDPAALSSFSNTGISVMIGVPNEILPSLTTASAATEWLQSNIFAIIPANQVRYIAVGNEVFNKDPYYTPHVVPAMHSLHQALQTLNLSLSIKLSSPQAASVLSNSFPSSSGLFDPELKPFLLPLLQFLHDTASPFMVNLYPYFSYLNNRPYISVDYALFRDPKLVHDGALVYDNLFDASVDAFVSALEKEGFGDVEVVVSETGWPTSGGEAASVENALAYNREVVRRAAEGVGTPKKAGVGLEVYLFDLFDENEKGGEEYERHFGIFGLDGFRVYDLTFN; from the coding sequence ATGCCGAAGAATAATGATCATCACTATTATTACATCCTCCTCTCTCATATTTCACTCTTCTTGCTTAATCTTCTGCCACTCTCATCCTCAGTGCCGCTGCCGGTCGGAATCTGCTATGGCCGTGTAGCAAACAATCTCCCACCGCCCACTGCCACCGTCGATATCCTCAAAGCCAATAACATAACAAACGTCCGTCTCTTCAACACCGACCCTGCCGCTCTCAGCTCCTTCTCCAACACCGGGATCAGCGTCATGATCGGCGTCCCTAACGAAATCCTCCCCTCACTCACCACCGCGTCCGCCGCCACCGAGTGGCTCCAATCTAACATCTTTGCCATAATTCCAGCCAACCAAGTCCGCTACATCGCCGTAGGCAACGAGGTCTTCAACAAAGACCCGTACTACACTCCCCATGTGGTTCCCGCCATGCACAGCCTCCACCAAGCCCTCCAAACCCTAAATCTCTCACTTTCAATAAAGCTTTCATCGCCTCAAGCCGCCTCTGTGCTTTCAAATTCCTTCCCTTCTTCCTCGGGCTTGTTCGATCCAGAACTCAAACCATTTCTGCTTCCACTTCTTCAATTCTTGCATGACACGGCGTCTCCCTTCATGGTGAACTTGTATCCCTATTTCAGCTACTTGAACAACCGTCCCTACATCTCTGTTGACTATGCCTTGTTTCGGGACCCAAAACTGGTCCACGACGGCGCGTTGGTGTACGACAATCTATTCGACGCGAGCGTTGACGCGTTTGTGAGCGCGTTGGAGAAGGAAGGGTTTGGTGATGTTGAGGTGGTGGTTTCTGAGACCGGGTGGCCGACGAGCGGTGGGGAAGCGGCGAGTGTGGAAAATGCGCTGGCGTATAATAGAGAGGTGGTGAGGCGGGCGGCGGAAGGGGTTGGGACGCCGAAGAAGGCGGGTGTAGGGCTGGAGGTGTacttgtttgatttgtttgatgAGAATGAAAAAGGCGGGGAGGAGTATGAGCGGCATTTTGGGATTTTCGGGCTTGACGGGTTTAGGGTATATGACCTTACTTTCAACTGA
- the LOC126791709 gene encoding uncharacterized protein LOC126791709: MSQFQPQQLQPQQLQQPQQQQPVLVYPNNVNKPQPSHHSNGSFGSVFIVLAVIVVISGIACFLGRLCNRDRSHKSKPHKQSKHKGNNKSHPKEGHHGDHAEPGNQHFRPKEGSDIEFGFDKKIPSGKPSGPNYTSRESRAGSGVINHNKPFVNVHHHDMKFGEMKPGSGGGGGHPHIVIGERARG, from the coding sequence ATGTCCCAGTTTCAGCCACAACAATTGCAACCACAGCAACTGCAACAGccacagcagcagcagccggTTCTTGTGTATCCAAACAATGTGAACAAGCCACAGCCTTCCCACCACTCCAACGGATCATTTGGTTCAGTTTTCATTGTGCTGGCTGTGATTGTGGTCATCTCAGGCATTGCTTGCTTCCTGGGAAGACTATGCAACCGCGACCGCTCCCACAAATCCAAACCACATAAGCAGTCCAAGCACAAGGGCAACAACAAGTCTCATCCCAAAGAAGGTCACCATGGTGATCATGCTGAGCCTGGGAACCAACATTTCCGGCCTAAAGAAGGATCTGACATCGAATTCGGGTTCGACAAGAAAATCCCAAGTGGCAAGCCTAGTGGCCCAAACTACACCAGCAGAGAGAGCAGAGCAGGATCAGGAGTCATCAATCACAACAAACCATTTGTAAATGTCCATCACCATGACATGAAATTTGGTGAAATGAAACCtggtagtggtggtggtggtggccaTCCTCATATTGTGATTGGTGAGCGAGCTAGAGGATGA
- the LOC126791861 gene encoding transcription factor ABORTED MICROSPORES — MAMSVKHLERLMEEWLRPLIEARQWDYCVVWKLGHDPSRFIEKVGCCCSGGYANVKEEEGAQLCRDGYIEHGIKTMACEVLAQLPDSMPLYSGVHTEVVISDQPKWICNALDSDHSDSQVGNSDSNGTRVLIPLLLTGLIELFTTKIIPENQKMLDFLMESFNVALRKEVMTTHSYANVNLPNKLSPGPHLTSRIQFACPSWEGSSSGSNPSTEHPPFNFSPTQVRPDGYVKPSEQSPLFRKPKCRDSLLKQQAMEKDNARGVRRTGSEHFISKNLNAERKRRSRIKEGEYALRALVPKITKMDRASIPTDAIDYIKELQQKVKELQDELRQMEEQDSAEKEVDLGVSALDKNNGGNSFLTCTDQKQISSIAPKIPTEVHLEVYQLSKKECLIKLLCEHCRGGFTRLMETMDCLGLEVMDANVTTFDRSTLVILRIEANEDIQAKKLRDLLIHLARETN, encoded by the exons ATGGCAATGAGTGTGAAACATTTGGAGAGATTAATGGAGGAGTGGCTTAGACCTCTTATTGAGGCCAGGCAATGGGACTATTGTGTTGTTTGGAAACTGGGTCATGATCCATCTAG GTTTATTGAGAAGGTAGGGTGCTGTTGTAGTGGTGGTTATGCAAATGTTAAAGAGGAAGAAGGAGCTCAGCTCTGCAGAGATGGCTACATCGAGCATGGTATTAAGACTATGGCGTGTGAAGTTCTGGCTCAGCTTCCTGATTCAATGCCTCTATACTCTGG GGTTCATACTGAAGTTGTCATTTCAGACCAACCCAAGTGGATTTGTAATGCCTTGGATTCAGATCATTCAGACTCACAAGTGGgtaactca GACTCGAATGGAACCCGAGTTTTGATCCCATTGCTGCTCACTGGTCTTATTGAGCTCTTTACTACAAAGATT ATTCCAGAGAACCAAAAGATGTTAGACTTCCTTATGGAATCCTTTAATGTTGCTCTGAGAAAAGAAGTCATGACTACACATAGCTATGCCAATGTGAATTTACCTAATAAGTTGAGTCCTGGGCCTCATCTTACCTCAAGAATCCAATTTGCATGTCCTAGCTGGGAGGGATCATCCAGTGGTTCAAACCCTTCCACTGAACATCCACCATTTAACTTCAGTCCTACTCAAGTACGTCCAGATGGATATGTGAAGCCTTCTGagcaatcccctctcttcagAAAGCCAAAGTGCCGTGACAGCTTGTTGAAGCAACAAGCAATGGAGAAAGATAATGCAAGGGGTGTGAGGAGGACAGGAAGTGAACATTTCATTTCCAAGAATCTCAACGcagagaggaagagaaggtCTAGAATTAAAGAAGGGGAATATGCTTTACGTGCTCTAGTGCCAAAGATAACCAAG ATGGATAGAGCTTCTATTCCAACAGATGCTATTGACTACATAAAAGAGTTGCAGCAGAAGGTGAAGGAACTACAAGACGAGCTGAGACAAATGGAAGAACAGGACTCTGCAGAGAAGGAAGTAGATTTAGGGGTTTCGGCACTTGATAAGAACAATGGAGGCAACAGCTTCTTGACTTGCACAGACCAAAAGCAGATCTCTAGCATTGCCCCAAAAATTCCGACTGAG GTGCATTTGGAGGTGTACCAGCTTAGCAAAAAGGAATGTTTGATTAAGCTGTTATGTGAGCACTGCCGTGGTGGGTTTACAAGGTTGATGGAAACTATGGATTGCTTAGGGCTTGAAGTAATGGATGCCAATGTTACCACATTCGACAGAAGTACCCTAGTCATTCTCAGAATAGAG GCGAATGAGGATATTCAAGCAAAGAAATTGAGAGACTTGCTCATCCATCTAGCAAGGGAGACAAATTAA